A stretch of DNA from Sylvia atricapilla isolate bSylAtr1 chromosome 3, bSylAtr1.pri, whole genome shotgun sequence:
TCTCACAGGCCGTGGAGTTCCCCTTGGACTCAGCCAGCTAAATGCTTTATCTTCACCAAGTCCCTTCCTAGCGGGGGGGGGGGCACATCTGCCCTGACATCAATACTACAACACAGAGCCTTAGCAGCTGAAGGTGCAGAGCACAGTCAAACAGAATCCATATTTTATGGGAAGAAGTCATTCAAAAACATGAAAGGGtggcaacattaaaaaaaaccacctgctatttttgcctttttaacacTCCTCAttcaataataaaattaataagggctattatttatattataaataaaataaaataaaataaatatatttatgaggTAAAATTATCCATCAAAAATAGAACATACAAGAATAACCTGAGAAACACCTGTGCTTGCCAGACAGACATGTTCCAAAGGCTTCTGCAGAGCTACACAAAATGAGTAATTATGCtacaactgcattttttaatgaacatGGAAAACACcgtaagtaaaaataaattatcactcatttcattttttgaaaaaaacaatagTTCCACATTCCAGGGAGAGTAATGGAAACCTACCCAAGCATGTCAGCAGGCTTCATGCAGGCTGAGCACTACATGCAACATTGATTTCTGCCTCCAGCAGGAGTCTACCTACAGCCATCAGCAACTAAAGGGTGAAAGAAATTATGAAGGGTTCATTCATTTCCAATGCCTCCATCATTTCTCACCCAGTTCCTCAAAGGGGCAAATATCAGATGTCCTGTTGTTGCCCCTTGCAGGACAGCTACAGACCTTATAGACTAGCTCCCTTTACCCAAATGGTGAAAtaagggctgctgcagccagtgtACAAGTATCTGACAATAAAACTGATTTCGTTTCTAGCTCACATATAAAGCATTGCAAAAAATACATCTTGAAGGACATAAAAACTAGGAAAAATAAgtgctttttactttttatcctaaattttaatagaaatttaaGCTGTTTAAATGTTCCATATATCCAGGCAATCTTTAAAATGTGGTGTGATTTTAGCTAAAATAGGAGCATTTGTCACCTCAAAAAGTTTCCCATCTCCCTAAAAGGcctcttttcatctttctgagGAAATTGAACAATACAACAAAAATTTCAAACCTAGGTGGAAAACAGCAACTTCAGTGCACAATGAGGGAGCTTCAAATATCTGGATCTCAGGTTTGGACAGTTTTAATACAGCAACAATGATTTGACAAAAGTATGTTGGAGATTTAAATGGCTTCTGAGGATTTCTATAGCAGGCAGGAAACAATCATGATATTCAAAAGGCACTACTCTAAACAAATTGCTCTACTGGAATTGTTAGCTCCCTGCAAATTCTATAGAGTCTTTGAATATTAGTGTAGAAAGAGATTCACACTATTTAATAGATTTCAATATGCAGTTGGAAGAATGACTAACACACAGGTATCATACCtatctttattaaaagaaattaaagcaatCAAAAGACCATTCATTTTGAGTGATtgctctggagctgggctgaTAGTCAAATACTATAGGATACTACAGTACTGCTAATGATCTTCAAAAGTAATAGcaaacatacatatatataaatatatagaaagGATTGAGATTTACAGGGTAAATATAGCAAGCAAAACAGTTTGTTCTCTTAGTATATAAATCAAATAATGTCAGTATCTGTGGATATGAACAGCATTTATGGTCATCAATTGTTTACATGCCACAGAAGAGTTGGTATGAGTTGGTTTCCTTGTTGTAAGGAAAACTCTGGGAACACATGCCATATCCACTGTGGCTATCCAATCTGCCATATGATCAGAGAAGCATTTTGATCAGAATGTTATGCAAAGATCATTTATCcacaaaaattatcttaaaataCTGAGCAAGGTGTTCCTAAAGAAACACGGTCAGAGATTTTGTAAATGTTGTCGATTTTTCTATGCCTAACAGTGAGTTGAGATGGGAAGATTTAAAGTaattaatcttttattttttttgtgaaattatgttggtttggttttggtttgattttttttaatatatatcaCATTTTCCATCACATGCAGTTGTAAATTTGgtgaataaattatttgtgcTAAGTTACTTATTATTGCTATACACATAATTAGGAAAATTTTGGAAACTTTTGTGCTTTTCAGGGGATTATCTTAACAATCTGTATAAACATGTAAGCTGTTTTCTTACTGAAAGAAACTGATAGCTAATGTGTTTTCATGAGCTTAATTGCATATATATGAAGGGTGCCTTAAACTCTGGAGGGCTGgtattttgcttgctttgtaACAAGATGCACCAAGATTAtcttaaaaaatgtgaaatgtttaCTTTAGGGAATTATTTAGGGTCTGAAATACTTCATGCACTGAATCCTTTTTTACCAAGGAATGTAGAAAATCAAATTGTTACTTTTAAATTTAGccaaccccaaaacaccatCTGGATGGAAACCTTCTTTAATATTATAAGAATTTTCATAGcgtagaatcatggaatcatagaacagtttgggttggaagagaccttaaagattacttagttccaaccccttgccatgggcagggacacctttcactagactTTGTCCTCCCTCAGCactaaaattcagtttatttaaatgctttttggtCATATATCTGTGAACAGTTTAATAGAGAAACATTACAAAATTGGTAGGAACCATGactttttggtttgctttgaccagtttaaaaaaaaaaaaaaaaagttgtaacaTTCAAAAAAATCTACAGTAATATTCATACATATAAACTGGAGtatacaaaatatttgtcttaTTGCCAAAATATCCCTGCAGCACTACAAGTAATTAGCATCTATAACTACAAATTTTACTAAGATAAAAGAATATCAGGAATTTAATTCTAACCATTCTAACAACTAGAGGCCAAATTCTGCCTTCCCTTACAGTCATGTAATCATTTGTAAAATTTTGTTAACTGttgtaaaggaaaaatttaGCCCCAAAGCACATTTTTACCTAAATAGATATATTTtcctacataaaaaaaaaaaaaaaaaaaaaaaaaaaaaagccaaccaagCTATGCCTTATTTCTGGTCATCCCTTCTGAAGGGTAAATTCTGATATTTGAAATACCTAACCTCTATTTACAGCTGTACAACTCTGATGTCGCATACTTTCAAAATTCCACTTGCACTCTATAAACACGGAGTAACTCGCACAATTGCCTTAAACAGGTTTTCTTACAATAAAGAGCAGCTCAGCTTAGACATTTTCTTTGTCAAATTCACACACAAAATACATGGTAATGTGACAGGCAACATCATTCCAGCCTCCCGACGCCACCATCTCCACGCAGTCCTCCTCGTCGTAGGCGTTGTTGGGCTCCCCGCTGCGCCATTTGTTGAAGGTCTGCATGGGCGACCGGTCCGAGTAGACGAAATTCCCCTCTTTCTCCAGGTCATTAATCCCAATGAAGACTCTGGTGAGCCCAGCCTGGTTGATGTACGAGGCAATCAAGTTGTTGGCAGTCTCATCCTTGGGCATGCTCAGCGTCCCTCCTCTCCCGTGGCAGTACAGCTGGGCCTCCTTGTacctcttctcctccttcacCAGCAGATATATCTTATTGTCTGTCTCACGCACGCCGGCGACAGCTGCGGGGGAGGGCAGTGCTGAAAAGTGAGCACTCGCATTTCTATAAACCAAGTCACTGCACACCCCAAAAGAGCTTCACAAATCAGACGTGGAACGGTGACACTCCTTACGAGCGATTACACCGATAAAATGaggcaaaaaagaaaggaaaacgGTTATATAAAATTAACCTACCATTTTTTATGAATTTTAGTTCTGTTGTCAGCTGGGCTACTTGAATATCCATTTCACCAATAGCCTTCCTCAGCTGACTGCACTCACAAGGGATGCCTGTAAAATGATATAGATACACCCAAATCAAAAAGCTACCTAATTTCAACAATTATCTCAACAATTTCATGAAAAGACCCAGCGTGGCAGCCCTGGAGAAAGCTGTCTTGCAagtaaagacagaaaattagaGCCTTCACTACGCTGCACCATTATATGATTCTCAGGGGTGTCTGGGCCTGTGCAGAACAGCTCAGTTCACTTCCTACAAATCTTCAGCCCTGAATAATTAGCACTAACCTAAACACAGATAAATACTCTCTGCAAAACACCTAGAATGGtttttaactaaaaatattttccaaagattcccattttcagtaaaattattttctttagttttccCAAAGACTTCTTTCACAGcaaaaaacattgttttcaaGTTCTTTTCAAGGAACATACCACAAAAAATTCCAACCATATAATGCACATAATTACCTGCAAAATGCAGTTCTGTGTTTTTGAACATACAGAATTTACAATATTTCTAACAATAAAATTAGACAATAGAAAATCATCTATTAACCCAAACTGGTATAAGTTTGACAAAGATAATCTGAATGTGAATACTAAAAGAATAATTGTTATATCTCTGACCACAAAATCTCAAAATGAGGATCAATTACCATTTGCATTTATTACAGTTTGTAGTTCTGTATGTAATTATTAAATCTGCATTGGGCTACCCAGTAACTCAGCTTAGTTGTGTAAGTCAGTCTAAGCACAGGGTACGTGCCCTGCAAAACTGCCTGCTGGCCTCGTGCACAGCACGCTGGCTCAAGAATTAGAGTGACAAATTATCTTCTCGTGAGAAATCCAATTCAATGCACTC
This window harbors:
- the COLEC11 gene encoding collectin-11 isoform X2, with product MKRDLVFLVTLISLAFLSLLRSGYPQHIAEESCSVQILVPGLKGEAGEKGEKGAPGRPGRVGPPGEKGEMGDKGQKGSIGRHGKIGPIGSKGEKGDNGDIGPPGPNGDPGIPCECSQLRKAIGEMDIQVAQLTTELKFIKNAVAGVRETDNKIYLLVKEEKRYKEAQLYCHGRGGTLSMPKDETANNLIASYINQAGLTRVFIGINDLEKEGNFVYSDRSPMQTFNKWRSGEPNNAYDEEDCVEMVASGGWNDVACHITMYFVCEFDKENV
- the COLEC11 gene encoding collectin-11 isoform X1; its protein translation is MKRDLVFLVTLISLAFLSLLRSGYPQHIAEESCSVQILVPGLKGEAGEKGEKGAPGRPGRVGPPGEKGEMGDKGQKGSIGRHGKIGPIGSKGEKGDNGDIGPPGPNGDPGIPCECSQLRKAIGEMDIQVAQLTTELKFIKNALPSPAAVAGVRETDNKIYLLVKEEKRYKEAQLYCHGRGGTLSMPKDETANNLIASYINQAGLTRVFIGINDLEKEGNFVYSDRSPMQTFNKWRSGEPNNAYDEEDCVEMVASGGWNDVACHITMYFVCEFDKENV